AACAGAATTGACAAGAACGTTGGATCCTTTGGTTTGAGCGGCAAATATGCACGTCACCATGTTGAGGGCTGTTTTGGAAATACTATAAGCAGCAAAATTGCTATGCGGATCGCTAAGCTGGCCAAGGCCGCTGGAGACATTCACAATTCGTCCATAGCCATTTTTTAACATTAAAGGCACAAAACGATTGCACAGATCGTACGCTCCCGCCACATTAACATTCAACGTCTCTTCCAAAACGCGCCGTCTTTGCTTAAATGCGTCTTCTTCTGCTTGATGGGCATCGTCTTTATCAATCAGAATGGCTGCATTATTCACAAGAACGTCTAGACGTCCCCATCGCTGTTCGATTTGCCGATGCAAAGAAGCGATGCTGTCCGAATTGGATATGTCCAGAAGCATTGCCTCTACAGACAATCCCCCTCGATTTAATTCTTGGGCTTTGATCCGTCCTTTTTCCTCATCCCGACTAGCTAAAATAACCTGATAACCAGCCTGCGCAAGCTCACGGCATGTTCCCAAGCCTAACCCTCGATTTCCTCCTGTCACTAAAGCTAAACGTTTTTCTTTCATCTCTGCTCCTAGTTGTTATCTCTTAACCTTCTTATATATTCCTTTTGCTTATCTGGCCAGGCCTTTTCCTTTTTGAAAGCAGAGGTTTGACATTATTTTATTCTCACTTTATGATTCAAGCC
This DNA window, taken from Candidatus Protochlamydia phocaeensis, encodes the following:
- a CDS encoding SDR family oxidoreductase; the encoded protein is MKEKRLALVTGGNRGLGLGTCRELAQAGYQVILASRDEEKGRIKAQELNRGGLSVEAMLLDISNSDSIASLHRQIEQRWGRLDVLVNNAAILIDKDDAHQAEEDAFKQRRRVLEETLNVNVAGAYDLCNRFVPLMLKNGYGRIVNVSSGLGQLSDPHSNFAAYSISKTALNMVTCIFAAQTKGSNVLVNSVCPGWVKTDMGGEQAPRSIEEGISGIVWASTLPDHGPSGGFFRDGKPIDW